From Fusobacterium varium:
CACACTTTAAAAAGCTTTCTTTTCCATACAGTTTTAAATATTCATCAGGGTCCTTTGCTCCTTCCAGAACTAGAACTCTGATATTAAAACCTAATGCCTTTAGTATCATTCCAGATCTTTCTGTTGCTGATTGCCCTGCTGCATCTGAGTCAAAAGAAAGTATTATATTAGAAGTATATCTTTTTAGAAGTTTCCCCTGTTCTTCAGTCAATGCCGTTCCCAATGGAGCCAAGGCTACATCAAATCCATACAAATATCCTGACAGTACATCCATATATCCTTCCATGAGCATAGCATAATTTTTTTTCTTAATCATGCTTCCTCGTTCCAGTCCATACAGATTTTTACCTTTTTTAAAGATAGGCGTATCTGGAGAATTTATATATTTAGGAACCTCTTTATTATTTTCAAGAGTTCTTCCTCCAAAGGCTATTATCTTCCCTGTAGGAGAGTAGATTGGAAATATAATTCTATTTCTGAATATATCATACTGTCCATTTTCACTCTCTTTGACAAGACCTAGTGCTATAAGATCTTTTAATTCATATCCCTTACTGATAAGATAATCGTTAAGTTCATTCCATTTATTTGGAGCAAATCCCAGTTCATTATCTTTTATAATTTTGGGATTAAGTTTTCTGGCTGCCAGATACTCCATAGCTTCTCTTCCGCCATTAGAAAAAATATATTCTTTAAAAAAACTGTGGGCATCCTCCATTATTTTATAATATTTATCATAATTCTCTTCATTTTTTCTGCTGCTTCTAATTCCTTTTATTGGTATTCCATATTTTTTAGAAAGTTCTTCAACAGCTTCTATAAAACTTATCTTTTTATATTCAGAATAAAATTTAATTGGGTTTCCTCCAGCCCCGCAAACAAAACATTTACATATATTTTTGCTTGGACTTACCATAAAAGAAGGAGAGGTATCTTGATGGAAAGGACATAATCCTTTATAACTTGAGCCTGATTTTTTCAGTTCTACAAATTCGCCAACTACCTCTTCTATTTTGAGGCTTTCTATCAGCATATCTATGTCTTCAGACCTATATCTCACTTTGTAATCACTGTTTCATTTTCATTATTATGCTCAATTTTCAATTTCCTCATAACAATCTCCCTTTAATATATATCCCTATTCTGAAAATAAAAAGTTGTATATTTGTTAAAAATACAGAAAATATTTTTCCGTTATTCTTTAGTATAATACATTTTTTAGAAATAATCAAATTTTTTTCCTTAATAATATAAAAAAGAGAGTAACCCAAAACAAAGTTTTAGGTCATTCTCTTTTTGTATATCAATTACCTAAATAAGCTTTTTAAGCTCTTCTTGAGTTTTTGAATTCAGATAATCTTCTTTAACTCTGTCTTTCATTTCATTAAAATCAGCTGCTTTATATTTAACTTCATTTATTTTCTTAATGATATAGAATTTATCTTCAATAAGAGCTGTTTGAACATTATTTATTGGGGCATCAAATATTAACTTTGTAAGCGATTCATTATATCCCAGTCCAGGAATATAACCTGCATCATCTATTTTTGAAAATAAAGCACTTTGAAGGACATCTTTATTTTCTTTTGAAAGAGTTTCAAAATTTACTGTTCCATTTGTTAACTTTTCTTTTACTGCTTCTATTTCAGCTTTTTTAGTATTAAGAGTTACTTCTGAAATTTTAGGAACAATTAGAATATGACTCGCTTTTGCTCTCTCTTCATCATCTTTTCTATCTTCTATATATATCAAATGCTGTCCAAAAATAGTTTCTACAGGTTCTGGATATATTTTTCCTACTTCTCCTGCAAATACAGCTTTCTGGAAAGGCTCAACCATATCTTTTTTAGAAAACCATCCTAAATCTCCACCATTTGGTGAACTTGGTCCATCAGAATTATTTTTAGCCATTTCAGCAAAATTTTCAGGAGTAAGAGTTTTCAATAATTCTTCTGCTTTTATTTTGGCTGCTGCTTTATCCTCTGCTGAAGGATCAACTTTTAAAATAGCTATATATGAATCAGCACTTGGAAAAGTATCATATACAAGTTTATTTTTTTCAAAATACTCTTTTAATTGAGCATCAGTAGGATTTAATGAATTTTTTATATTTTCAAAAAGTCCTTTTTTATACTCGTCAAATTTATAATCAAGAGGAAGTGTCTCATCTACTGTTATTCCTCTTTCAATAGCTATTTTAGCTAATTTTATTTGAGCTTTATAATATTCTTTAGATAATTCTCTAGCTTTCTCTCTATCTCCGTTAGTGATAAATAAATTATTAAGAGTTCTTTTTGCCATTTCTATATTAGATACTGCAAAACCATCCTCTTCCATTTCATTTCTCTCAACATATGCCTTATATTCTTCTGAAACATTTTCTAATTTCATTTCTTTTCTGGCTTTATGGAGAAGAAGCACATATTCCTCTATTCCTTTAGTCTGTTTTAAGTCAGTTATTGCTTCACTTTTTACATCAGCCAAAGGTTTTCCAGAAAATCTAATATATAGATTATCCTCATAATATTTATTTATTTCTTCATCAGTAGGATTAATTCCCTCTTGTATTTTAGCAAGAGTTTTTTCTACTGTAAGATTATCTTTTAATTCTTTTTTAAAAGTATTTTTAGTATACCCCTGTACTTGAAGCATTCTTTTAAATTGATCTCTGTTTCCGACAGAATTTTCTATTTTATCATATTGAGCATTTACATCTCCACTAGAAACTTTAACTTTTAATTTATCTGCCATTTCTAATGTGAGGTTTTTATTCACAACTTCATCAAAAGCTAAAATGTCTATGAGACTTTTATCTACTTTATCCCCTAGATATCTTGAATATCCATCAATCATTGTAGCTTTTGTTTTTTCCACCTCAAATTTAGATATTTTATTTCCATTTAATTTAAAAGCATAGTTCGAGTGACCATTACTCATACTTCCTATGATACTTGATAAAGTAGCGTATCCTCCACCTAATACCATAAGGATAGTTACCAACCAGATAATAGGTTTCATTTGTTTACGAAATTTTCTAATTGCCATAATCAATGTATCACCAGTCAAAACTGGTAATTTTCCCCCTTCTTTTAGTTAGTTCTTTACTGCTGCTTATTTCGTTTCTTTCTATTTAAAATCTAAACCATATTTTCTAATTTTTTCATAAAGAGTAGTTCTTCCAATTCCAAGAAGTTTAGAAGTTTCTTGTTTATTCCATCTAGTTTTTTGCAGAGCTATAGCGATAACTACTTTTTCAACATCTGCAAGACTGTATATTTCTTGTTCAAGAATATCTTTTAATGGCCCTACTCCCACTACTGTTTTATTTTCAACAGTATCAGATTTCATCTTTATTTCAAGCGGAAGATCTTCTACACCTATTATTTTGTCAGTAGAAAGAATTACCATTCTTTCTATCATATTTCTAAGTTCTCTTATATTTCCTGGATATGAATATTCCATTAAATATTTCATAGCTTCCCCTGATATAACAGGAGTATCTCTGTGAAGTTCTCTTACTATTTTATTTAAGAAATAGTTAGCAAGAAGAGGTACATCCTCTTTTCTATCTCTTAATGGTGGCACTTCTATTGGAAATACAGTTAGTCTATGATATAGATCTTTTCTGAATTTTCCTTTTTCAGTTTCATCTTTAAGGTCTTTATCACTAGCTACAATGAATCTTACATCCACTCTTCTAGTTTTATTTCCACCAACTCTTCTTAATTCTCCATATTCAATAACTCTTAATAATTTAGCTTGAGTTTTGATATCCATAGCTGAAATATCATCAAGGAACATAGTTCCTCCATCAGCTTCTTCTAATAATCCTTTTTTACTTGAATTAGCTCCTGTAAAGGCTCCTCTTTCAAATCCAAAAAGTTCTCTTTCCATAGTTTCTTCTGGCATAGATGCACAGCTTACTACTATATAGTTATTCTTTCTTCTATCACTTTTTTTGTATATTTCTTTAGCTACAAGCTCTTTTCCAATTCCATTTTCACCTGTAATGAGAACAGTAAGATCACTTTCAGCTACTTTTTCTATAAGATTTTTTACATCTTTTATTCTTGAAGATTGACCTACTATTTCACTCTCTTCTTCAGTACTCAATAATTTTTCTTCAAGTTTTCTTTTCTCTTTTAATATTTCAAGATTTTTAAGAGCTGGCATTATAATTCTATTCATTTCTCTCAACTCTACTGGTTTCATTAAATAGTTATAAATGTCTGCATTTCTTAATTCTTGAAGAACTTCTTCAGTTTCATCGTCTAATAATCCTACAACAACAAAATCTTTTCCAATTCCATTCAATTTTCTTTTAGCTTCTGCAAAATTGAACCATGTTAGATATTCGTCTAATAAAACAATATCAAAATCACTTTCTCTAAGCATATCTAATGCATCTAAAAGATTATTGAATGTTATGATTTCATATTGTTCTGAAAGTTCTTTTCTTATTTGTTTTAAAGTTTCTTTTCTTTCTGAAATGGCTAATATAGCATTCTTCATAATTTGGCCTCCCTATTTTATATATCTTTCAAAAATAATTCACAATTTATGGTTTTCTATTATAATGTATTATAATAGATAATCTGTATTTTTTCAAGACTATTTTTTATAATTTACACTATATTGTGTTATACCCCTGAATTACAGCTATCTTGTCAAATTAAAAATATCATTGGCTGTTATGTAAAAAATAAATGCAAAAAGAATTAACATTCCAGCAGTATGTAATCTTTCCTCAAACTTTTTATTTACTTTTATGCCTATTAGTTCTAAAATGACAAAAAGTATTCTTCCACCATCCAAAGCTGGTAAAGGCATAAGATTTAAAATTCCTACATTTACTGATAAAAGTGCTGTAAGCCATACCAATATTCCTATGCCTTCTTTTGAAGCATCTCCTACTACTTTTATTATACCAATCGGTCCACTTATTTCCTCTGATTTTACTTTTCCGCTTATAA
This genomic window contains:
- a CDS encoding putative transcriptional regulator; the encoded protein is MKNAILAISERKETLKQIRKELSEQYEIITFNNLLDALDMLRESDFDIVLLDEYLTWFNFAEAKRKLNGIGKDFVVVGLLDDETEEVLQELRNADIYNYLMKPVELREMNRIIMPALKNLEILKEKRKLEEKLLSTEEESEIVGQSSRIKDVKNLIEKVAESDLTVLITGENGIGKELVAKEIYKKSDRRKNNYIVVSCASMPEETMERELFGFERGAFTGANSSKKGLLEEADGGTMFLDDISAMDIKTQAKLLRVIEYGELRRVGGNKTRRVDVRFIVASDKDLKDETEKGKFRKDLYHRLTVFPIEVPPLRDRKEDVPLLANYFLNKIVRELHRDTPVISGEAMKYLMEYSYPGNIRELRNMIERMVILSTDKIIGVEDLPLEIKMKSDTVENKTVVGVGPLKDILEQEIYSLADVEKVVIAIALQKTRWNKQETSKLLGIGRTTLYEKIRKYGLDFK
- a CDS encoding DNA primase; its protein translation is MLIESLKIEEVVGEFVELKKSGSSYKGLCPFHQDTSPSFMVSPSKNICKCFVCGAGGNPIKFYSEYKKISFIEAVEELSKKYGIPIKGIRSSRKNEENYDKYYKIMEDAHSFFKEYIFSNGGREAMEYLAARKLNPKIIKDNELGFAPNKWNELNDYLISKGYELKDLIALGLVKESENGQYDIFRNRIIFPIYSPTGKIIAFGGRTLENNKEVPKYINSPDTPIFKKGKNLYGLERGSMIKKKNYAMLMEGYMDVLSGYLYGFDVALAPLGTALTEEQGKLLKRYTSNIILSFDSDAAGQSATERSGMILKALGFNIRVLVLEGAKDPDEYLKLYGKESFLKCVKNSVEIFDFLFKYYSKEYDLSNMMSKQNFINRFKEFFQSVDTDLEKSLYLDKLSKQLNIEKDILKETLIDKNRKKSRKIEEVPENISISREEAASKLEELTLGLILAKNEYFKYFKNKNIKGSLTKKVFQYLKGKDEESDIVRELKDSVELTKAEIEEWEIIICMAINDFSTEERTNKLLEEIFISWFRIELKEKQRNRENISKTMGLKSIELKLNAADDFSKILDIYKEYEEIVNL